The Deltaproteobacteria bacterium genome has a segment encoding these proteins:
- a CDS encoding PEGA domain-containing protein: protein MKLFSVFCCVCFINQQLAFAKENARKVNTLQRYAIIIGNNLSLDANTSPLTFADDDAARFFELFSAAEAKIQLFTVLDANAQKRYAKAAKQAQPPLRRKILSAIDNMFKQIRDNNASGITTHFYFIFSGHGNVGANHEGYINLQDARFHRSELYREVLARSPATYNHLILDACHAYFLVNKRGDGDSERYGDYQVAVRDFLRTEELASYPNTGVLLASSSESKTHEWSLWESGVFSHELRSALVGGADVNSDGKVTYAEAAAFIEAANVAIPDPKARLRVFYQAPQVNIDAPIFDTKNLQQKASIVIEPSVANHYFVEDKRGVRILDVHPTNEQTVRVALIGNAPFFIKTETKESRPINKGIHSLARLKFRPLSLSHRGSTETSFRRYLFSQPFGENFYKGLIAGIQKNDSSITNNTFSIKNTGPTQRLLVADLQGAQKYKSLIQASSEAIRETASKVGGFNIIDTKTLPSKDKLSDTFEDCLKTANCIQATAHKAQADLLVIGELNEIGSNSWQLIIRSLDGNSGVELEKRSETIKGDENKVVQLAQLLTQSLIGVGSPTGKLDVAASPAGALIRIDGQIFATAPMANAKVLSAGKHLLTVEAENFSAQVEEIVIIGGKTESLKVDLKPTEIDKPISNLKRTSYGMLIAGGTAGVTAGAAYFLALNAHQSYEQAKTKDDAQLWHDRVEKRMLITNIAAVSAAALAITGGVLWLIDSKNSPDTPPALTINVFGAPNHFSFTINGHW, encoded by the coding sequence ATGAAACTATTTAGTGTTTTTTGTTGCGTTTGCTTTATAAACCAGCAATTAGCCTTTGCAAAAGAAAATGCCCGCAAAGTTAATACATTACAACGATACGCCATTATCATTGGTAATAATCTCAGTCTTGATGCCAACACAAGCCCGCTAACTTTTGCCGATGATGATGCCGCAAGGTTCTTTGAACTTTTCTCAGCAGCCGAGGCAAAAATTCAGTTATTCACCGTTCTCGATGCTAATGCTCAAAAACGCTATGCCAAAGCGGCTAAACAGGCTCAGCCTCCTTTACGTCGTAAAATTCTTAGCGCTATTGATAATATGTTTAAACAAATTCGCGATAACAATGCATCCGGAATAACAACACATTTTTATTTTATCTTTTCAGGTCATGGCAACGTTGGTGCCAATCACGAAGGTTATATTAACCTGCAAGATGCCCGCTTTCATCGTAGCGAGCTTTATCGCGAGGTTCTAGCACGCTCGCCCGCAACCTATAATCATCTCATTCTTGATGCTTGTCATGCATATTTTTTAGTTAATAAACGAGGTGATGGTGATTCAGAACGCTATGGCGACTACCAGGTTGCAGTACGCGACTTTTTGCGCACCGAAGAGTTAGCAAGTTACCCCAATACCGGAGTTTTACTGGCATCGTCTAGTGAATCAAAAACTCACGAGTGGAGTCTATGGGAGTCAGGGGTATTTTCGCACGAACTAAGAAGTGCCCTTGTCGGTGGGGCAGATGTTAATAGCGATGGCAAAGTAACCTATGCCGAAGCCGCTGCTTTTATCGAAGCCGCAAATGTTGCAATACCTGATCCCAAAGCGCGTCTACGCGTGTTTTATCAAGCTCCGCAAGTAAACATTGACGCCCCTATCTTTGATACGAAGAACTTGCAGCAAAAAGCTTCTATAGTTATCGAACCTTCTGTGGCCAATCATTATTTTGTTGAAGATAAACGTGGTGTACGCATTCTAGATGTACATCCAACTAATGAACAAACCGTTCGTGTTGCATTAATTGGTAATGCACCATTTTTCATAAAGACCGAAACTAAAGAAAGCCGTCCAATTAATAAAGGTATCCACTCGCTGGCGCGTCTTAAATTTAGACCATTATCCCTATCTCATCGTGGCAGTACCGAAACAAGTTTTAGAAGGTATCTTTTTTCACAACCTTTTGGAGAAAATTTTTATAAAGGACTGATAGCGGGAATTCAAAAAAATGACTCAAGTATAACCAATAATACATTTAGTATAAAAAACACTGGGCCCACACAACGTCTTTTGGTGGCTGATTTACAAGGAGCACAAAAATACAAAAGTTTAATTCAAGCCAGCAGCGAAGCTATTCGCGAAACCGCAAGCAAAGTTGGGGGGTTTAACATTATTGATACTAAAACCTTACCCTCAAAAGATAAGTTATCTGACACATTTGAAGACTGCTTAAAAACGGCCAACTGCATTCAAGCTACCGCGCACAAAGCGCAAGCTGATTTACTCGTTATTGGCGAACTTAATGAAATTGGTAGCAATTCTTGGCAACTGATCATACGTAGCCTCGATGGCAATAGTGGTGTCGAATTAGAAAAACGTAGTGAAACTATTAAAGGTGATGAAAACAAGGTTGTGCAATTAGCGCAATTGCTTACACAATCACTCATTGGTGTTGGTTCGCCTACTGGCAAACTCGATGTTGCAGCATCGCCTGCAGGCGCTTTGATACGTATAGATGGTCAAATTTTTGCAACCGCACCAATGGCAAACGCTAAGGTTTTATCAGCGGGCAAACATCTTCTCACCGTAGAAGCTGAAAACTTTTCGGCTCAGGTTGAAGAAATAGTAATTATTGGGGGTAAAACTGAATCACTTAAGGTCGATTTAAAACCTACTGAAATAGATAAACCGATCAGCAACCTTAAACGTACCAGTTATGGGATGCTAATAGCCGGGGGAACTGCTGGCGTTACTGCTGGTGCAGCGTATTTTTTGGCGCTTAATGCTCACCAATCTTATGAACAGGCCAAAACCAAAGATGACGCCCAGTTGTGGCATGATCGGGTCGAAAAACGTATGTTAATTACCAACATAGCGGCTGTTTCGGCGGCTGCTCTAGCGATTACAGGTGGGGTACTTTGGTTGATTGACTCAAAAAATTCACCAGATACGCCACCAGCTCTCACTATTAATGTTTTTGGCGCACCAAATCATTTTAGTTTTACGATAAATGGGCATTGGTGA